From the Oleiphilus messinensis genome, one window contains:
- a CDS encoding pilus assembly PilX family protein, with amino-acid sequence MNNHVQQPVANFHIESADTALPYAFWQQQNQTRQEGAVLLTSLILLAIVTIIGAYIFSSGLLQERMATNTQLVALNQNAAQSSVDAYAQEGGTVFGGSLNHSGNITLNVVRRTIELSPAPPVPFVKQAASAFKACVNNSGTIAKTAEGTSTLACDDVDFQNTTGAASPIIGLSHAYYASCAPTDCGPGMASSLGVGSTLGCPILYVEGSGWLDVDGNGVPTQNIAGEEALFYIDEWLRWQRPTLCVFN; translated from the coding sequence ATGAATAATCATGTACAACAACCGGTTGCAAATTTTCACATCGAGTCCGCAGACACAGCTCTGCCCTACGCTTTTTGGCAGCAGCAAAATCAAACCCGGCAGGAGGGCGCAGTGTTGCTGACCAGCTTGATCCTGCTCGCGATTGTGACAATTATTGGCGCTTACATATTTTCCAGTGGTCTACTTCAAGAGCGAATGGCGACCAACACCCAACTCGTCGCTTTGAACCAAAATGCCGCACAATCTTCGGTCGATGCGTATGCTCAGGAGGGCGGAACCGTATTTGGTGGCAGCCTGAACCACAGTGGCAATATTACCTTGAATGTTGTTCGCCGCACAATCGAGCTTTCACCCGCCCCGCCGGTACCTTTTGTAAAACAAGCTGCGAGTGCATTTAAAGCCTGTGTCAACAACAGCGGTACGATCGCCAAGACGGCCGAAGGAACCAGTACATTAGCCTGTGATGACGTGGATTTCCAAAATACCACCGGTGCTGCAAGCCCGATAATCGGTTTATCACACGCCTATTATGCCAGCTGCGCGCCCACAGATTGCGGCCCTGGCATGGCCAGTTCTCTGGGTGTGGGCAGTACACTTGGCTGCCCCATATTATACGTCGAAGGCTCCGGCTGGCTTGATGTTGATGGCAATGGAGTACCGACACAAAATATCGCTGGAGAAGAAGCTCTTTTTTATATCGATGAATGGCTACGCTGGCAACGACCAACGCTCTGCGTATTCAATTGA
- a CDS encoding PilW family protein, protein MKSTTLSHQQGYTLIEVMVGATLGLFIIAGALNVFLSASKTNTLHSSISDLQEKARFVSVYLNNELERGGWLDPTTEGDSPTAITFGTTGTGEDVTVCNAAESSSLMCDRIQITYNGVRDCLGAAVNSGNVGVVTNTYYVENGELRCQGTVGTANDIILSDVESLQVLYGLDDSNGQKTPYTSTAQMKDGIIDRYVEAYDFNATGLSTLMSVRFSILLRGSEVNAYDQNTAQSYTLFNEATLNYDDRRMRLLVNGTAIVANGD, encoded by the coding sequence ATGAAATCGACAACACTCTCTCATCAACAAGGGTACACGCTGATTGAAGTGATGGTCGGCGCAACGCTAGGCCTTTTCATTATCGCCGGAGCCTTAAATGTTTTTCTTTCAGCGTCTAAAACAAACACGCTGCATAGCTCCATCTCTGATTTGCAAGAGAAAGCAAGATTTGTCAGCGTCTACCTCAATAATGAATTAGAACGGGGCGGCTGGCTGGATCCCACCACAGAGGGCGACAGCCCCACAGCTATCACATTTGGTACAACCGGCACGGGTGAGGATGTTACCGTATGCAATGCAGCGGAATCCTCAAGCCTTATGTGTGACAGAATTCAGATTACCTACAATGGAGTCCGTGATTGCTTAGGGGCAGCCGTCAATAGCGGGAACGTAGGCGTGGTTACCAACACGTATTATGTTGAAAACGGTGAATTACGTTGTCAAGGAACTGTAGGAACGGCCAATGATATTATTTTAAGCGATGTTGAAAGCTTGCAGGTGTTGTATGGCCTGGATGATTCAAATGGACAAAAAACCCCCTACACTTCTACCGCCCAGATGAAAGATGGCATTATCGACCGTTATGTAGAGGCTTACGACTTTAACGCCACCGGCTTATCCACCTTAATGTCCGTTCGATTCTCCATATTGTTACGAGGCTCCGAAGTCAACGCTTATGACCAAAATACGGCGCAAAGCTACACCCTTTTTAATGAGGCAACACTCAACTACGACGACCGAAGGATGCGGCTGTTGGTTAACGGTACTGCCATTGTTGCGAATGGAGATTGA